One genomic segment of Primulina tabacum isolate GXHZ01 chromosome 9, ASM2559414v2, whole genome shotgun sequence includes these proteins:
- the LOC142555354 gene encoding elongator complex protein 2-like isoform X2: MASGGGLTRVGVHKVFTGAGCNRIVNNVSWGACNLVSFGAPNAVAIFCPKSAQILATLPGHKAYVNCTHWLPSNKFSYKAKHLKRHYLLSGDVDGVIILWELSLVDKKWRNVLQVPEAHKKGVTCFSAIMASHSDAIFASTSSDGTVKLWEVIFPSSSAVHPCL, encoded by the exons ATGGCTTCCGGTGGTGGCTTGACGCGAGTTGGAGTGCACAAAGTATTTACAGGAGCTGGTTGCAACAGAATAGTCAACAACGTCTCGTGGGGTGCCTGTAATTTGGTCTCTTTTGGTGCTCCAAACGCTGTTGCCATTTTTTGTCCCAAG AGTGCTCAAATTTTGGCAACTCTTCCGGGCCACAAGGCATATGTAAACTGCACCCACTGGCTTCCTAGCAACAAGTTTTCATATAAAG CTAAGCATTTGAAAAGGCATTATCTGCTATCTGGAGATGTGGATGGAGTTATTATTTTGTGGGAGCTTTCTCTTGTAGATAAGAAG TGGAGGAATGTATTGCAAGTGCCAGAAGCACATAAAAAAGGTGTTACTTGCTTTTCAGCAATTATGGCATCTCATTCAGATGCTATATTTGCATCCACATCTTCTGACGGTACAGTGAAGTTGTGGGAAGTAATCTTTCCATCTAGCTCGGCAG TTCATCCATGCCTGTGA
- the LOC142555354 gene encoding elongator complex protein 2-like isoform X1 — protein MASGGGLTRVGVHKVFTGAGCNRIVNNVSWGACNLVSFGAPNAVAIFCPKSAQILATLPGHKAYVNCTHWLPSNKFSYKAKHLKRHYLLSGDVDGVIILWELSLVDKKWRNVLQVPEAHKKGVTCFSAIMASHSDAIFASTSSDGTVKLWEVIFPSSSADFLVWTP, from the exons ATGGCTTCCGGTGGTGGCTTGACGCGAGTTGGAGTGCACAAAGTATTTACAGGAGCTGGTTGCAACAGAATAGTCAACAACGTCTCGTGGGGTGCCTGTAATTTGGTCTCTTTTGGTGCTCCAAACGCTGTTGCCATTTTTTGTCCCAAG AGTGCTCAAATTTTGGCAACTCTTCCGGGCCACAAGGCATATGTAAACTGCACCCACTGGCTTCCTAGCAACAAGTTTTCATATAAAG CTAAGCATTTGAAAAGGCATTATCTGCTATCTGGAGATGTGGATGGAGTTATTATTTTGTGGGAGCTTTCTCTTGTAGATAAGAAG TGGAGGAATGTATTGCAAGTGCCAGAAGCACATAAAAAAGGTGTTACTTGCTTTTCAGCAATTATGGCATCTCATTCAGATGCTATATTTGCATCCACATCTTCTGACGGTACAGTGAAGTTGTGGGAAGTAATCTTTCCATCTAGCTCGGCAG ATTTTCTTGTTTGGACTCCATAA
- the LOC142555353 gene encoding uncharacterized protein LOC142555353 has translation MEATPPLSSAPPILNLAAAAAFYPESIDSSPRSRHTDSWDAEPPPIVPQKLRFMCSYGGHIIPRPHDKSLCYIGGDTRIIVVDRHTSLSDFHQRISKTLLKNQPFLLKYQLPNEDLDALISVASDEDLEILVEEYDRLNNALVDGRSKHGRLRLFLFPKSASNIEQLLVESASTQSGDWFFNALNGKAATLSAVACDRGFSESSSVNCLLGLDDDFVGKTAAAGKGAEAQVEFGYKNGGNGNGNIVNIHEVHSIPDSPILGTTSSFGSASSSPSANIPPIKVIGEENPKAGGLGIEEQFQQTGVGVTANVSFPTPPQKQEEVGVFPAGPVVSGFPAPAAAAGVEYGNRAFSDDERSDHGGYRKAQQIQPLVQPQQIAQFQQKQGGANDFPSPDSISSDGSVTNQLSRQRQAIYQEPIAQILSSNYRAMATANSIDPKTENQSNSGVQTQPQVQDSVYLSPTQCEQNHSQLHQPQQFIHGGTQYFPANAVPFASYYPMYPPQQQLHTHQTELDQQYPVYYMTARPPQAYNLPLQQTNYGEMAPNPASGHPQASRNAPATQFVQAPPAQHQQLYVGYTQIHHPSQSRVPAPAANANYTYEFTDPTRAQIYYTQPLPPQLAAQYQTMASGPAAMLPESSAQLENIKH, from the exons ATGGAGGCAACACCGCCACTCTCTTCTGCTCCGCCAATCCTAAACCTCGCCGCCGCCGCGGCTTTCTATCCAGAATCCATAGACTCATCCCCCCGTTCACGACATACGGATTCTTGGGACGCTGAACCTCCGCCAATTGTACCACAAAAGCTTCGATTCATGTGTAGCTATGGCGGACACATAATCCCCCGTCCACACGACAAGTCTCTCTGCTACATCGGTGGGGACACCCGGATCATTGTCGTAGACCGCCATACGTCTCTGTCGGACTTTCACCAACGAATCTCTAAAACCCTCCTGAAGAACCAGCCGTTTTTGCTCAAGTATCAGCTGCCCAACGAGGACTTGGATGCTTTGATTTCTGTTGCTTCGGATGAAGATCTTGAAATCTTGGTGGAAGAGTATGACCGGCTTAATAATGCCCTTGTTGATGGGCGATCGAAACATGGTCGCCTTCGCCTTTTCTTGTTTCCGAAATCAGCTTCGAATATCGAGCAGCTTCTTGTTGAGAGTGCGTCGACTCAATCGGGAGATTGGTTTTTTAATGCGCTAAATGGGAAGGCTGCTACTTTATCTGCGGTTGCTTGTGATCGTGGGTTTTCCGAATCTTCTTCTGTTAATTGTCTGCTTGGGCTGGATGATGATTTCGTCGGGAAGACCGCGGCGGCAGGGAAAGGAGCTGAAGCGCAGGTTGAATTTGGATATAAGAATGGTGGAAATGGAAACGGAAATATTGTTAATATTCACGAAGTTCACTCCATTCCAGACTCTCCGATATTGGGAACGACGTCCTCCTTCGGGTCTGCTTCTAGTTCCCCTTCGGCTAATATACCGCCGATAAAGGTGATCGGGGAGGAGAATCCAAAAGCGGGAGGGTTGGGAATTGAGGAGCAATTCCAGCAGACTGGTGTCGGAGTTACGGCCAATGTTAGTTTTCCGACGCCGCCCCAGAAGCAGGAAGAGGTTGGGGTTTTTCCGGCGGGGCCAGTGGTTTCTGGTTTTCCGGCGCCTGCGGCTGCGGCGGGTGTAGAGTATGGAAACAGGGCTTTTTCTGATGACGAGAGATCAGATCATGGTGGATATCGAAAGGCACAGCAAATTCAGCCGCTGGTACAGCCTCAGCAGATTGCTCAATTTCAGCAGAAACAAGGTGGTGCTAACGATTTTCCTTCTCCTGATTCAATCTCAAG TGACGGAAGTGTCACAAATCAATTATCTAGGCAGAGACAAGCTATTTATCAAGAACCAATTGCACAGATTCTATCTTCAAACTATAGGGCTATGGCTACTGCTAATTCGATTGATCCGAAAACGGAGAATCAAAGTAATAGCGGGGTTCAGACGCAACCCCAAGTTCAAGACTCTGTTTACTTGTCACCAACCCAATGCGAACAAAACCATTCTCAGTTGCATCAACCACAACAATTTATTCATGGTGGTACTCAATATTTTCCTGCTAATGCTGTGCCATTTGCTTCTTATTACCCTATGTATCCTCCGCAGCAACAACTCCATACGCACCAAACTGAGCTTGACCAGCAGTATCCCGTTTACTACATGACTGCTAGGCCACCCCAAGCTTACAACTTACCACTTCAGCAGACAAATTATGGTGAAATGGCACCTAATCCTGCTTCTGGCCATCCCCAGGCGTCTAGAAATGCTCCTGCCACCCAATTTGTCCAGGCTCCTCCTGCGCAGCATCAACAACTATATGTTGGCTATACTCAAATCCATCATCCATCTCAGTCTAGGGTGCCCGCTCCAGCAGCCAATGCTAATTATACATATGAATTTACTGATCCGACACGCGCTCAGATATATTATACTCAACCTTTGCCGCCTCAGTTGGCTGCTCAATATCAAACCATGGCATCAGGTCCTGCAGCTATGTTACCTGAATCTTCTGCTCAGTTGGAGAACATAAAGCATTAA
- the LOC142556593 gene encoding uncharacterized protein At4g17910-like produces MGCGIRKCFIYDHIPLVARYLIMFMQVSHFLLDKCVERVSRRMCNLAYVSLVLATNLLVLTILMLSYYVPGSKSSVLEESFNKNLVLATFLLANVLTGLVNLYIDTLSVSPISALVILFAYAFVSSFVVGFADFLGIKFKFW; encoded by the exons ATGGGTTGTGGTATCCGCAAGTGCTTCATTTATGATCATATTCCTTTGGTGGCTCGGTATTTAATTATGTTCATGCAGGTCAGTCACTTTCTTCTGGACAAGTGTGTGGAAAGGGTTTCTCGCCGGATG TGCAACTTAGCATATGTTTCGCTCGTGCTGGCTACCAACCTTCTG GTACTAACCATTCTGATGCTATCATACTATGTACCGGGAAGTAAAAGTTCAGTTCTTGAAGAATCATTTAACAAGAATTTAGTACTCGCAACTTTTCTTCTT GCCAACGTTCTTACCGGGTTGGTGAACTTGTACATTGATACATTGTCTGTGTCCCCAATCTCAGCTCTGGTAATCTTGTTCGCCTACGCTTTTGTTTCATCTTTCGTAGTTGGATTTGCAGATTTTCTTGGCATAAAGTTCAAGTTTTGGTAG